A genomic stretch from Acropora palmata chromosome 13, jaAcrPala1.3, whole genome shotgun sequence includes:
- the LOC141863993 gene encoding uncharacterized protein LOC141863993 isoform X2, with amino-acid sequence MTTVEPTTSARITQSTLQKQASHRKLHFPVTFSKCWNSSDCHPKECCAGVSHKIRGACVRQPQLKERCNPFLRPGTFECPCRVGMTCVTKNEEVGEGRCVYVTTDPDEVEEAHPRWIFN; translated from the exons ATGACCACG GTTGAGCCCACGACAAGTGCTCGCATCACTCAATCGACTCTTCAGAAACAG GCATCACATCGGAAATTGCATTTTCCAGTAACG ttttcaaaatgctggaACAGCAGTGATTGCCACCCAAAGGAATGTTGCGCAGGAGTTTCGCATAAAATACGGGGAGCATGCGTCCGACAACCGCAGCTTAAGGAGCGATGCAATCCCTTTTTGCGG CCCGGGACGTTCGAGTGTCCCTGCCGAGTTGGTATGACGTGCGTCACAAAGAACGAGGAAGTTGGAGAAGGACGCTGTGTTTATGTCACCACAGACCCCGACGAAGTTGAAGAAGCACATCCACGATGGATTTTTAACTAG
- the LOC141863993 gene encoding uncharacterized protein LOC141863993 isoform X1, with product MSSYLFLLGMFLLVVVISRAEVEPTTSARITQSTLQKQASHRKLHFPVTFSKCWNSSDCHPKECCAGVSHKIRGACVRQPQLKERCNPFLRPGTFECPCRVGMTCVTKNEEVGEGRCVYVTTDPDEVEEAHPRWIFN from the exons ATGAGCTCTTACTTGTTTCTCTTAGGCATGTTTTTACTCGTTGTAGTCATTTCTAGGGCTGAG GTTGAGCCCACGACAAGTGCTCGCATCACTCAATCGACTCTTCAGAAACAG GCATCACATCGGAAATTGCATTTTCCAGTAACG ttttcaaaatgctggaACAGCAGTGATTGCCACCCAAAGGAATGTTGCGCAGGAGTTTCGCATAAAATACGGGGAGCATGCGTCCGACAACCGCAGCTTAAGGAGCGATGCAATCCCTTTTTGCGG CCCGGGACGTTCGAGTGTCCCTGCCGAGTTGGTATGACGTGCGTCACAAAGAACGAGGAAGTTGGAGAAGGACGCTGTGTTTATGTCACCACAGACCCCGACGAAGTTGAAGAAGCACATCCACGATGGATTTTTAACTAG